CATCATCTTCAAGCTTGTCAAGGATTGTTTCAACTTTTTTGGGCAGAAATTCAAATAGATTAAAATATGAAAATAGCACATTTAGGATATTTGTCAGTCTCAGCTTTGACAATCTACTCTTCAAAATTAGCCTGTTTACATAAGGCAAAATTGCTTCTAAGATGTTCAAATCAACCTTCAAAATTGCTATGCTATTTTCAAGAAGGCTCAGAGTCCTCCCAAGCAAAATAAGTTGCTCAGGAATTTTTAGCTTATACTTAAATGTGAGTTTGAACACGTCATTGAATATCTCCGCAATTTTAATTGAAGCAATAGGCTGGTTGATATAATGATTAACTATATTCTCAACTTCCTTGTAAAACTTGTTGGCATCAACACCCCTGCTAATAATCCCAAGCTCTTTAAACGCCTTTATTGCCATTTTCTTGTCATTTAGAACTATTCCAAGTAACAAAGTTGAAAGGCTTTCTTTGTCTTGGCCACTGAGTCTTCCTATCATACCAAAATCTACAAACGCAATGTCATGGTCATTTGTAATTAGAATATTACCAGGGTGAGGGTCTGCGTGGAATATTCCAAGTTCAAATATTTGTGATAGGTAAAGATTTATAAGCTTTTTCCCAAGCCTTATCCTCTCAATTTGAGGAAGAGAGTCAACATCAATAGCATTTAATGTTTTTGCTTCAATAAAGCTTGTAACCAAAACTTTATCTGATGAAAGTTCATCATAGACATCTGGAATGATAACTTCTTTGTTTGATAGAGCTTTTTTGAGTTTTTTCATATTGCTCTGTTCAAACCTAAAATCAATCTCATGCAAAAGGACATTTGCAAGCTCATTTACAATCTCAGAAAAGCTTATAATACTTTTAACTGGTGAGTACCTGTCTAAAATAGATGCAAGCTTTCTCAATATCTCTATATCAGTTTTTACTTCATTGTCAATATTTGGTCTTCTTACTTTAATGGCCACTTTTTGACCATTTACATATCCGATGTGAACCTGCCCAATTGACGCTGTTGCAATTGGCTCTTTTTCAATGTATTCGAACTTTTCAAGCAAATTTTCCTCTTTTAATACATTTTTTACTTCTTCAAAAGAAAAGGGCTTTACATTTTCTTGTAATTTTTTTAGCTCCACAATAATGTCTTCTGGAACCAAATCTGGTCTGTTTGCAAGAAGCTGGCCCATCTTGATAAATGTTGTGCCAAGCTCCTCTAAAGCGTTTTTTAGTCTTTGGCCTCTGTTTATCCTATTTTCAGAAAATCTTCTAAATCTCACAAGTGGAGTGCTGCTGAACACATACCCAAAGCCATGTTTTATAAACACATTAGTGATATACCTTAACCTATTGATTCTTCTTTTTCTTGCGTTTGCCAACAAACTCACTCCATTAAAATCTTTTCAACCTCTTCGTGTGACTTTGCAGAAATGAGTCTTTCAAAATCTTGCTCATACAAAATCTTTACGTTTAGCTCTTGGGCTTTTGTAAGTTTGCTGCCAGGGTCCTCACCAACAATCACAGCAGTAGTCTTCTTAGAGACACTTTCACTCACTCTTGCACCCAAAGACTCTAAAATCTCTTTTGCTTGGCTTCTTGAGTACTTTGAAAGAGCACCTGTTAGCACAAATGTATATCCTTTTAAAATGTCCGATTTTGCTTTCTTCTCAGCTACAGTATTAACCCCTGCTTTTTTGAGCCTTTCAATTAGGTGCTTAGTTTGATCTTGACGGAAAAAGGTCACAACGCTTTTTGCCATCTTCTCACCAAAGTCAGGAAGTTTAAGAAGTTCTTCTTCAGTAATTGTAAAAAGGTCGTCAATTGAGGATATATGCTCTGCTAATGTCTTTGCAGCCTTTTGTCCAATGTGTCTTATACCCAGGGCAAATATTAGTCTGTCAAGAGGCCGTTTTTTAGATGCTTCTATAGCCTTTAATAAGTTGTTTGTAGATTTGACACCAAATCTCTCAAGGTTTACTAAATCATCAAACTTCAAATCATAAATATCAGCAGGTGTCTTGATTAAACCCCTTTCAAATAGATTTTTTACTATCATCTCGCCCATGCCAGTAATGTCCATTGCATCACGCGATACAAAGTGCAAAATTAACCTATAGCTCTTTGCAGGACACTCAACACCTGTGCATCTGTATGCAACCTCATCTTCAAACTTTATAACATCTGCTCCGCACACAGGACATTTTTTTGGCATCTCAAAAATCCTTTCATTTCCTGTGCGCTTTGAAAACACAACCTCAACAACCTCTGGTATTATTTCCGCAGCTTTTTGAACTATTACTGTGTCACCAATTCTGATATCCTTTTGCCTTATATAGTCCATATTGTGAAGGGTTGCACGTGATACAACCGACCCTGATATTCTAACAGGTTCAAGTACTGCAGTTGGAGTGAGAATCCCTGTGCGACCTACATTTACTTCAATGTCTATAAGCTTTGTCTCTTTTTTCTCTGGCGGGAATTTATAAGCAACTGCCCATCTTGGCGACTTTGCAGTTGAGCCTGCCACATCACGCAGGGCTAATTGATTTAACTTCACAACAGCACCGTCTATCTCAAAAGGAAGCAACCCCCTTTTTTCTTCTACCTTTTTGATTGCCTCATATGCCTCTTTTATGTTGCTACAAACAACATAGTCAGGTGAAACTTTAAATCCTAAATATTTTAGATACCTTAGCGCCTCATCGTGAGTTTTGAGTTCTTTTTCACACCATTGAACATTGAAAACAAATATATCAAGCTTTCTCTGTGCCGTTATTCTGGGGTCAAGCTGGCGAAGCGACCCTGCTGCGGCATTTCGTGGGTTTGCAAAAAGCGGCTCTTCATTTTCTTCTCTTTCTTGATTAAGCTTGATAAACTCGTCTTTCGGCATGAATACCTCGCCACGCACAACTATGTTTATATCATCTTTAAGTTTTAATGGAATTGACCTAATTGTTTTTAGGTTTTCAGTAACATCTTCACCTACATTGCCATCGCCGCGTGTTGCACCTCTTACAAAAAGACCATTCTCATACTCAAGCGCAACAGAAAGCCCGTCAATCTTGTATTCAACAACATAATTGAAATCATCTGTACCAAGAAGTTCTCTCAGTCTCCTGTCAAAGTCATAAAGCTCCCCTTCACTGAACACATTCGAAAGTGACAAAAGCGGTACCCTGTGAACCACCTCTTTAAACCCTTCTTTTACCTTGCCGCCAACCCTTTGTGTAGGTGAGTCAGGGAAGATATATTCTGGATACTGTTTTTCAAGCTCAACAAGCTCCCTGTAGAGCATATCATATTCATAGTCGCTTATCTCTGGATTGTCTTCAACATAGTACTTATAATCGTGATAATTTATAAGGTCAACAAGCTCTCGAATCCTCTTTTTAATAAACTCACTCATACACTTCCCACCCTCTTTTTTGGTTTAATTCTACTTCAGTAAATCTTAGCATAACTTGTATTTACTTGTGATTTGTATATTTTTAATTTATCCTTTTTATCAAATTTGTCAAAGAGCTCAAAAACTATGTCAATAAAAACCTTTTCACTCTCATAATGACCAATCTCAATTGTACTAAGTCCAAGCGACCTTGCTAAAAGTATCCCATGATGCCCTATCTCACCAGAAATGAAACAGTCAGCACCTTTAAAATAAACATCCTTTATAAAATCCTTTCCAGAGCCACTAACAATTGCAATCTTCTTAAACTGATTTTTTATAAGACTCGCTTTTACAAATGAGAGATTAAGTTTTTCTTTCAATTCCTTTATAAGATTTTCAGCTTCAATACTCCTTTGTCCAATAACACCTATACACTCATACGAAATCTCATTTTCAAGCCTGTATATATCATACGCAACCTCCTCATACGGATGGGCTTTTAGCATGGCTTTTATCACATTTTTTAGCTTATCCTCTGGAACAATGCTCTCAAGCCTTACCTCGTCCACCCTCTCAAGCTCACCAATCTTTCCTACAAAAGGATTTGCACCTTCCTGCGGCTTAAAACAACCTTGCCCTTCAACTCCAAAAAAGCAGTGACTATACTTTCCAATAAACCCGGCACCTTCTTGCGCCATGGCTTCTAACACTTTTTCTTTGTATTCTGATGGTACATATACAACAATCTTAAAATACTCTTTTTTTTGTTTTACACTCAAGCCTTCTATATTCTCAAGGTTTAATAGCTTTGCAAGATAAAAATTTATACCATGCTTTGAAACATCTGCATTTGTATGAAAAGATAAAATAGCTATATCACTTTTTATAGCATCTATTATTAATCTTCCCTCAGGTGTGTCATCTTTGATTGATTTTAACCCCTGAAAGATTAAAGGATGATGTGAGATAATGAGTCTCACCCCAAGGTCTTTTGCCTCATTTAAAACATCCTCTGTGACATCAACACAAATCAATATTGAGTCTACCTTTGCTGAAAAACTACCTACCTGAAGCCCTACATTGTCCCAATCATATGAGAGTTTCTTAGGAAAGTAGTTTTCCAAAAACGTTGCAATTTCTTGGATGCTTACCATTCATTTAAAACCTCCTCAATCATCTCTAAGACCTTTTTTTCTTCCGAAAAATCTTTTTTATTTTCTTTCTTCATCTCTGCTATTTTTTTCAGTTTCTCCTTTTTTCTCAAAAGGTATTCTAATGATTCCTTGCTCTTATTGCGAACGTGTCTTCCTACATATACGTCAATCTCCGAATATTCAATATTAAATGACTTTTCTGTTTTCATTATTACGTAGAATCTTTCTTTATCATTTACAACAAATTCCTCTTTTATATCAAATCCATTTTCAAAAAGCCATCTTCTTAAAAGTTCTATATCCTTCATGGGCTGCAAAATGAGCTTTGTGTTTTTAACCTTGTCTTTAGCAGAAGACAAAATATTTGAGATTGTCTCTCCACCCATTCCAGCAATAACAGCTTGGTCAACTGGCTCTCTAATCGGTTCAAATCCGTTTCCCACAAAAAACTCTATTTTATTAAAAACTCCTTCTTTTTTTGAAAGTTCTATTGCTTTTTGAAGAGGTTTTTGATTTATATCAACTGCAAATACCCTCAATGCAAGCCCTCTTTTTATTGCCTCAACAGCAACATAGCCATGGTCACAGCCAATGTCAGCAAGCGTGGTGCACTTTTCTAAAATTTTCAAAATTGCTTCTATTCGCTTTGAGTACACCTGTGCTCTTTCCTTCTTTTCATGTTTTAAAAATTTTTCTAATAACAATTATAGTTTTTGTAAATAATAATATCAAACTTTTGTTAAAAAAGAAGATGACTAAAAAATGAAAAAACTTAAGGATTTTGAAAGCGAAAGAGAAACATTCCAGAATTTTCTTCATGTAAACAAAGGAAGTTTGCAAGATGAACTTACAACCACCATCGAAAAACAAAACCAGTCAATTTTTAAAAAATTAGAAGAAAAAAAGAGGTTGTGATATTTTACACAACCTCTTTGCTCTTCTCTTCACTTTTTATCAAATCTTCAATGTAAAGTCTTGCTAAAAGGTAGCAAATTGTAGACTCTGCACCTTGGTTTTGATTTATTCCATCTTCTTCAATTCCATCTCTACACCCGCCAGTTTTTTCATCGTACAAAGGCTGTTTGTGGACATTTTCGCCCAAAAACCATCTAAACGCTTTTAGTGCTTTTTCTTTGTACTCTTTATCTTCAGTAATCTTATACGCCTCTGTATACGCAAGTACACAGTCACATGCATCTATTGGCTGCTCATCAAAGTATGAACGCTCTTTCCCCTTTTCATACCAGCCTCTGTTACCAATCACACGCAAAATTCCATTTTCAAATAAAATGGTTGTAAGAAAATCAAGTGACTCTTTTGCAACCTTCAAATACCTTTCTTTTTCGGTTACTGCAAATGCTCTAAAAAGTGCATATGGAAGTATGGCATTTGCATATGTGAGCTTGTTAGAAAACCATTTCCAATTTTCATCAGAATGCTTTTTGTAAAGGTTGAGCAGTTTTTCTGAAAGGGCTTCTAAATACATCTTTGCCTCATTTGAAAATTCTTTAATGTCATGCAGCATAGACAGAGCTATGATCGCGTATGCCATACTGATAGGATATTTTAGTTCAAGGACGTTTCTGAGTGATCGCTTTAACATTACATATGAGAGCTCTTTTATGCTGCTGTCAAGCACATCAGAAGAATAGACATAAGAGAGGGCTATCAGTGACCTTGCAAAACAGTCCTCTGTTCCCTTTTCGTCAATAAACACCCTTGAGTAGTTCATAAAGTTTCTGAAATATCCATCGTCGGTATAGCTATTATACAAAAATGCCATGTATCTGTAAACCAAATCTAAATATGCCTTGTCACCTGTCTTTTCAAAAAGCCTGAGTGCAACAATTAAAGCTCGTGCGTTGTCATCTGTTGTATATCCTTCTTTGTAGTTTGGCACAGAGAATTTTGCATGCTGCAAAATACCAGTTGAATCTGTCATTCTAAACAGGTGCTTTGTGTTTAACGAAGGTAGGACAAGGCGTTTCATACCTTTCTTCATGCTATCACCCCAACCTTCTTATTAAGCTGTACTACATCGTAGAATATATCAATCATCCTTTTTGCAACATTGTGCCAGTACATCTCTTTTCCAATCTCCAACGTCTTTTTCTCAATCTCTTTCCTGAGGTTTTCATCCCTCAAGAGGGTTATGATAGCATCTGCAATAGAGTGAGCATCTTCAAATTCAACCAGCATTCCTCTTCCGTCAGAGAGCATCTCTTGTGCGTAAGTGTATGGTGTTGATACTATTGCCTTGCCGCTGCCAATTGCATATGCCAGTGTCCCTGATACCGCCTGCTCCCTCCCTATGTAAGGAGTGAGGTAGATATCGGATAGGCGCAGGTATTCCATTATCTCTCTTTTTGTAAGATACTTGTCAACAAATATCACATTGTTTTCTAATTTTAATTCTCTTACCAAATTTACAAGCTTGTCTCTGTACTCTTCACCTTTGAGCCTCTTTATATTTGGATGTGTCTGACCCAAAATCAAATACACTGTATCCGGAAATTCCCTTCTTACTTTGTCCATAGCTTGTATAGCATACTCCAAACCCTTGCCGGGACTAATTAGTCCAAATGTGCTTATAACCCTTTTCCCACCAAGATTGTATTTTCTTTTTAAGGTTTCTTTATCTTCTAAGTCCATATATGGTACTCCATGGTGAACTATCTCTATCTTCTCCTCTTCAATGTCGTATACATCCGTCAATATCTCTTTTGTTGTCTTTGCCATAGTTATTACCTTGTAGCTTGCATCAGCAAGTTTTTTGAGTATCTCAAATTGTTTTGCTGTTGGATTTTTCAAAACTGTGTGGAATGTTGTAATGATTGGCTTTTTGATAAGCTTTACAAATGGAACTATATAGTCCCCATCCTCCCCACCAAATATACCATACTCATGCTCAATTATAACAACATCAATATCTGACACATTAATTAAATTAGCAGCTTTTACATAATTAGAAAATTTATCTTGATTTATATCATACAAAACTCTATTGTCATAAAGATGTTTGTCCTTGCTAAGTGCAATTACATAACAATGTCTTACATCATTATATTTTTCAATTGCATTTACCAAATCTTGTGTAAATGTGGCAATACCACATTCTCTTGGGGGATAAGTGCTTACAAAAACTGGTTTGATAGACACTTTAATCCCTCCCTTTTCAATAATTTTAATTACTAAAAGGACATAATTATTTTTCCCTATTTATCTTGCACTATACCTTTTTATTCTGCCTTCTGGAAAACCGCGAACGACATGGAGTTTAGACTTTATACCCTGACTTGTTTTACTTTGACCTTCCTTGATTTTCATTATAAATATCTGCGAATTTTTGTCAAATTAATATTAACCTGATTTTTTGTAATTTTTGACCTTTATCAATTATTTAATAAGATTTTTAAGCGTAATTTTAATTATAGCTTTAATTTTCTTCAAAATTCTTATACATGTATATTTGTCTCAATATTACCATTTATTTTTTTATAAATTTCTGTTGACAAAATAATGAAAGTGGGTATAATAAATAAGTGATAGGGGTATATGGTATATGGGGGGTTGAAAAATGGATGAGCTCTATAAAGAAAAAGAAAATCTGCTTTTGAGACTTCGCAAAATTGAAGGACAAATAAAGGGTATTCAGAAGATGATTGAAAATGACAAGTCGTGTAATGAGGTTTTAACTCAAATAGCAGCTGTCAAGGCTGCGCTCAACAAGGTAGGTGCAATTATTCTTGAAAAGTATTCAAAGTCATGTATTGCTGAGTACAAAAACACCGAAAATGAAAAAAGCATTGATGAGCTGATAGAAACCTTACTAAGGTTTATCAAATAAATAAAAATGGGTATATATAAAAATTGAAAGGAGCTGTGATAAAGATGGCAAACAACATTGTAACTTTAACAAGCGAAAACTTTGAAAGGGAAGTATTACAATCGGATATCCCTGTAGTTGTTGATTTTTGGGCTGCATGGTGTGGACCATGCAGAATGGTTGCGCCTGTTATTGAAGAGCTCGCTCAAGAGTATGCTGGCAAAGTCAAGTTCGCAAAATTAAATGTTGATGACTATGGCGATATTGCATATGCATTTAGAATTATGAGTATACCAACTATCATGCTCTTTAAAAATGGTCAAGCTGTTGACAAGATAATTGGTGCAAGACCAAAGAGTGATTTTGTAAACTTCATAAACAGAAACTTATAAAGACCTCAAAAATGGCAGCACTATTAAAGTGCTGCCATTTGTTTTTTGCTTTTGTTTTGAAAAAATTTTAGTAAGTAAGCGTAACCTCTGCTTTTATTTCTATTGTCCCTGCTTGTACTTGTGAAGATGACGCTGAAAGTGCCATCTCCTGAGTCTTGTATACAATTGGTGGTGCGTTTACATAGGTATTTTCGTTCACAATTCTTGGTTTTCCTAAACTAACCCCAAGCCCTTTTGCCAGAACATTTGCTTTTTCTTTTGCATTTTCAAGTGCCTTTGCAAGGGCTTGATTATAGTATGGTGCTACGTTTGAAATATCAAATCGCAGATCAGAAAATGTATTTGCGCCGTTTTTAAATGCACTGTCAATAACTTTCCCTACTTGGAATATATTTCTTATTGTGATTCTCAGGTCTGTTGATGCATAAAACCCAACTATCTTTGATGTATTGTTGTCTTTGTTATACGAGTATTTTGGGTAAACGCTAATTCTAAGTGTCTTTATATCCTTTGAATCAATGCCAAGTTTTTTTATTGCATCTATTATTTTGTTTATCTTTGAAGATGTTTTGGAATAAGCAGCATCTGCACTAATATCTTCACTCAAAACACCAAACGTCACAACTGCAATGTCAGGCTCTGCAAAAACTGAAGCTACTCCTTTAACATTTATCTCTGTCTTTGCCTGAGATGCTGGAGCTGACGAGGCTTCTGCTCTCCATAGAGAAAATATAAAAACGCTTACAAACAACAGCACAATTACCATTAGGATTGCTTTTAATTTTTTTGTTTTCACAAAAAATCCCTCCTAAAAAATAATTAAAATTCTTTTGCACGTTCTTTTCTAAACATTATAACGCCTCCACTCGTATAATATGATTATCAAATCACTTAAAACTTCATATCTCAATTGGTACATTTAATTATCAGTACCAATTGATTACTGGAAATTCATTTTGATAATGCACCTTTCTTAAAACACTCATTTCTCAAAAATTGAATATTAAAATTGACTGCTACAGTTTAAATTTGCCCTTTATCTTTGGTAAACTAAAATCAGAAAAAGTTTAAGCCTGATTTAGTTTATTTGGATATATTTTGAACACCTCCTGCTGGACGTGCTTTGACATCTGCACGCCACAGCTTGCGAAAGACTGAACCCCAAAGGATTACATGAGTAATGTTTACTCGTTTGCTGTGCACGGTCAGGTTACCACATCTGATTTGAGCATATCAGATGTGTGCACCCTGTAAACTGCTCCGTAGCTCTAATATCGGCGAGGCTGCATTACATGTAATCCCCAAGGATAAAGGGCTTAACACTTTTTCTTACCACTACTTGCAAAAAGGAGGTCTTCAAATTGCCAAATACTTTAATCGTGGGCATTGATATCAGTAGTCAGTCAAATTCTATCTTCTTCATCGATGATGCCGGTAATCACTTGATTAAAAAACCTTTTTCCTTGCCTAATGATCAAGAAGGCGCTAACGAATTAATCAAAAGAGTTATTGACTGCCTCAGCCAGTATAATCTATCCTGTATTAAGTTTGGCATGGAAGCAACTTCACATTACGCTTGGCATCTGCACTTGTATCTTGCTTCTTCATCTGAACTGCTGCCATATAAACCAACTTTTTATGTTCTCAACCCAAGCATAGTCAAAGGCTTCAAAAAAATCTACACTTTCTTGCCTAAAACAGATAGCATCGATGCAATTATCATCGCTGAATGTGTCAGGTTCAGCAAACTCAACCCAACACCTTTGCCTGATTTTAAATATGCTGCACTACAACGCCTTACCAGAATGCGCTATCATCTTGTTCACAATCTAACTCGCGAAAAAAACAGAGCTCTCAATCTCATATACCTTAAATTCTCTACTTATTCTCAAGACTGTCCATTTTCAGATATCTTCGGTAAAGCTTCTTGTGCTATCATCGAAAACTTTACACCTGATGATATCGCTTCTATGCCTTTAGAAGACTTAATTAAATTCGTATCCGATAACGGCAACAATAGACTCTCAGATGTCAATAAAATCGCTGAAATACTTAAAACCGAGGCTCAAGCGTTCATACAGATTACATCCTCTGTTGGCTGAGGCAAATGACTTAGCTTTGTCTATGACCCTTGAAAACATTAGATTTATGCAAGAACAACTTAAAAAACTCGACAAAGAAATCTCAAAACTTCTTAAAGCTTTCTCTCAAACATTAACAACCGTCCCTGGCATAGGAGATGTTCTTGCAGCCGGCATCATCGCTGAAATCGGTGATATCAAGCGCTTCAAAAATGAAGCTGCTTTGGCAAAGTATTCTGGCCTTGTTTGGACTCAGTACCAATCAGGCAACTTCAATGCCCAAGATGTCTCATTAGCTAAGTGTGGTAACCAATACCTGAGATACTATCTTGTTGAAGCTGCTAACTGTGTAAGGGTGCACACAGTACGCTACAAAGCCTTCTACAACAAGAAGTTCTCAGAGGTTACCAAGCATCAGCATAAACGTGCCCTCGTCCTAACCGCAAGACGCTTAATTCCTTTGATCTTTGCCATGCTCAGCAAAGGTCAAATATATCAAGAAAGAGGTGATGTTTACAATACTTAGTTAGTCCCAATTTTTTAATTTAATAATCTTTCCCAAACAAGCTGCCAGTTAAATTTTTCCATGCTGAGCGGCTCGGTATTTTATTGTCTTTTTTGCCCTAATTATCTAAAAAAATTTTTTAAAAAACCCCCTTGACATTATACCGTTTGTCTTTGGTAAATGTTGCGTTTACTTTTTAAAATCTATCCAAAAAGCCTTTTAAACTGCAAAGGGGTAATGCCCTCTAATTTTTTGAACATGTAGCAAAAATAGCTTGGATTTTTAAAACCAACTTCATAGCAAACCTCTTTTATTTGAATTGAGCTTTGCCTCATCAAAAGTTCTTTTGCCTTTTGAATTCTAACCCTTATTAAGTACTCATAAGGA
This Caldicellulosiruptor changbaiensis DNA region includes the following protein-coding sequences:
- a CDS encoding ABC1 kinase family protein, with amino-acid sequence MANARKRRINRLRYITNVFIKHGFGYVFSSTPLVRFRRFSENRINRGQRLKNALEELGTTFIKMGQLLANRPDLVPEDIIVELKKLQENVKPFSFEEVKNVLKEENLLEKFEYIEKEPIATASIGQVHIGYVNGQKVAIKVRRPNIDNEVKTDIEILRKLASILDRYSPVKSIISFSEIVNELANVLLHEIDFRFEQSNMKKLKKALSNKEVIIPDVYDELSSDKVLVTSFIEAKTLNAIDVDSLPQIERIRLGKKLINLYLSQIFELGIFHADPHPGNILITNDHDIAFVDFGMIGRLSGQDKESLSTLLLGIVLNDKKMAIKAFKELGIISRGVDANKFYKEVENIVNHYINQPIASIKIAEIFNDVFKLTFKYKLKIPEQLILLGRTLSLLENSIAILKVDLNILEAILPYVNRLILKSRLSKLRLTNILNVLFSYFNLFEFLPKKVETILDKLEDDEFILNIELKNLDKVLQRIERLANKFSLSIILLSVSIIIAGMTVGGLLSPALYKTILSTWYLWALRLGILILISLIIVMLLMIIRKEK
- the ligA gene encoding NAD-dependent DNA ligase LigA yields the protein MSEFIKKRIRELVDLINYHDYKYYVEDNPEISDYEYDMLYRELVELEKQYPEYIFPDSPTQRVGGKVKEGFKEVVHRVPLLSLSNVFSEGELYDFDRRLRELLGTDDFNYVVEYKIDGLSVALEYENGLFVRGATRGDGNVGEDVTENLKTIRSIPLKLKDDINIVVRGEVFMPKDEFIKLNQEREENEEPLFANPRNAAAGSLRQLDPRITAQRKLDIFVFNVQWCEKELKTHDEALRYLKYLGFKVSPDYVVCSNIKEAYEAIKKVEEKRGLLPFEIDGAVVKLNQLALRDVAGSTAKSPRWAVAYKFPPEKKETKLIDIEVNVGRTGILTPTAVLEPVRISGSVVSRATLHNMDYIRQKDIRIGDTVIVQKAAEIIPEVVEVVFSKRTGNERIFEMPKKCPVCGADVIKFEDEVAYRCTGVECPAKSYRLILHFVSRDAMDITGMGEMIVKNLFERGLIKTPADIYDLKFDDLVNLERFGVKSTNNLLKAIEASKKRPLDRLIFALGIRHIGQKAAKTLAEHISSIDDLFTITEEELLKLPDFGEKMAKSVVTFFRQDQTKHLIERLKKAGVNTVAEKKAKSDILKGYTFVLTGALSKYSRSQAKEILESLGARVSESVSKKTTAVIVGEDPGSKLTKAQELNVKILYEQDFERLISAKSHEEVEKILME
- a CDS encoding Nif3-like dinuclear metal center hexameric protein → MVSIQEIATFLENYFPKKLSYDWDNVGLQVGSFSAKVDSILICVDVTEDVLNEAKDLGVRLIISHHPLIFQGLKSIKDDTPEGRLIIDAIKSDIAILSFHTNADVSKHGINFYLAKLLNLENIEGLSVKQKKEYFKIVVYVPSEYKEKVLEAMAQEGAGFIGKYSHCFFGVEGQGCFKPQEGANPFVGKIGELERVDEVRLESIVPEDKLKNVIKAMLKAHPYEEVAYDIYRLENEISYECIGVIGQRSIEAENLIKELKEKLNLSFVKASLIKNQFKKIAIVSGSGKDFIKDVYFKGADCFISGEIGHHGILLARSLGLSTIEIGHYESEKVFIDIVFELFDKFDKKDKLKIYKSQVNTSYAKIY
- a CDS encoding tRNA (adenine(22)-N(1))-methyltransferase, which translates into the protein MYSKRIEAILKILEKCTTLADIGCDHGYVAVEAIKRGLALRVFAVDINQKPLQKAIELSKKEGVFNKIEFFVGNGFEPIREPVDQAVIAGMGGETISNILSSAKDKVKNTKLILQPMKDIELLRRWLFENGFDIKEEFVVNDKERFYVIMKTEKSFNIEYSEIDVYVGRHVRNKSKESLEYLLRKKEKLKKIAEMKKENKKDFSEEKKVLEMIEEVLNEW
- a CDS encoding glycoside hydrolase family 88 protein, translating into MKKGMKRLVLPSLNTKHLFRMTDSTGILQHAKFSVPNYKEGYTTDDNARALIVALRLFEKTGDKAYLDLVYRYMAFLYNSYTDDGYFRNFMNYSRVFIDEKGTEDCFARSLIALSYVYSSDVLDSSIKELSYVMLKRSLRNVLELKYPISMAYAIIALSMLHDIKEFSNEAKMYLEALSEKLLNLYKKHSDENWKWFSNKLTYANAILPYALFRAFAVTEKERYLKVAKESLDFLTTILFENGILRVIGNRGWYEKGKERSYFDEQPIDACDCVLAYTEAYKITEDKEYKEKALKAFRWFLGENVHKQPLYDEKTGGCRDGIEEDGINQNQGAESTICYLLARLYIEDLIKSEEKSKEVV
- a CDS encoding glycosyltransferase family 4 protein; amino-acid sequence: MSIKPVFVSTYPPRECGIATFTQDLVNAIEKYNDVRHCYVIALSKDKHLYDNRVLYDINQDKFSNYVKAANLINVSDIDVVIIEHEYGIFGGEDGDYIVPFVKLIKKPIITTFHTVLKNPTAKQFEILKKLADASYKVITMAKTTKEILTDVYDIEEEKIEIVHHGVPYMDLEDKETLKRKYNLGGKRVISTFGLISPGKGLEYAIQAMDKVRREFPDTVYLILGQTHPNIKRLKGEEYRDKLVNLVRELKLENNVIFVDKYLTKREIMEYLRLSDIYLTPYIGREQAVSGTLAYAIGSGKAIVSTPYTYAQEMLSDGRGMLVEFEDAHSIADAIITLLRDENLRKEIEKKTLEIGKEMYWHNVAKRMIDIFYDVVQLNKKVGVIA
- a CDS encoding metal-sensitive transcriptional regulator, with translation MDELYKEKENLLLRLRKIEGQIKGIQKMIENDKSCNEVLTQIAAVKAALNKVGAIILEKYSKSCIAEYKNTENEKSIDELIETLLRFIK
- the trxA gene encoding thioredoxin → MANNIVTLTSENFEREVLQSDIPVVVDFWAAWCGPCRMVAPVIEELAQEYAGKVKFAKLNVDDYGDIAYAFRIMSIPTIMLFKNGQAVDKIIGARPKSDFVNFINRNL
- a CDS encoding SIMPL domain-containing protein, which encodes MKTKKLKAILMVIVLLFVSVFIFSLWRAEASSAPASQAKTEINVKGVASVFAEPDIAVVTFGVLSEDISADAAYSKTSSKINKIIDAIKKLGIDSKDIKTLRISVYPKYSYNKDNNTSKIVGFYASTDLRITIRNIFQVGKVIDSAFKNGANTFSDLRFDISNVAPYYNQALAKALENAKEKANVLAKGLGVSLGKPRIVNENTYVNAPPIVYKTQEMALSASSSQVQAGTIEIKAEVTLTY